Proteins encoded within one genomic window of Microbacterium sp. zg-B185:
- a CDS encoding ABC transporter permease, which produces MAFLKHLGKILFSSLILLGVVITILFLLLEIAPGDPIQTLVGDVPISEALRQQIYATFGLDKPLWERYFIYMGNVLTGNLGVSFGTEVPVTQLIGERIGNTLALAIPSFILSTIGAVIIGAIAAKTRKRWLDSLLSGSSVALFSLPNFWLGLMLIIVFSVTLGWLPVQGKAPYGVEGIEIQYMILPLITMVTAELAFKARIMRASMIESLGQDFMDTARSKGLSERQALRRHALPNALLPMVTVAGLSLAHILAGSVLVEKVFGWPGMGLLFIGAIERQDTFLVLGIVIVLTITILIVNIVTDVVYGLVDPRLRSQIKRPVRSES; this is translated from the coding sequence ATGGCGTTCCTGAAACATCTCGGCAAGATCCTGTTCTCGTCGCTCATCCTCCTGGGCGTCGTCATCACGATCCTGTTCCTCCTGCTGGAGATCGCGCCCGGCGACCCGATCCAGACGCTCGTCGGCGATGTGCCGATCTCGGAGGCGCTGCGTCAGCAGATCTACGCCACCTTCGGCCTCGACAAGCCCCTGTGGGAGCGCTACTTCATCTACATGGGCAACGTGCTCACCGGAAATCTCGGCGTCTCGTTCGGCACCGAGGTGCCGGTCACCCAGTTGATCGGCGAGCGCATCGGCAACACGCTGGCCCTGGCCATCCCGTCGTTCATCCTCTCGACGATCGGCGCGGTCATCATCGGCGCCATCGCCGCCAAGACCCGCAAGCGGTGGCTCGACAGCCTGCTCTCGGGCAGCTCGGTCGCGCTCTTCTCGCTGCCGAACTTCTGGCTCGGCCTCATGCTCATCATCGTCTTCTCGGTCACCCTCGGGTGGCTGCCCGTGCAGGGCAAGGCGCCGTACGGCGTCGAGGGCATTGAGATCCAGTACATGATCCTGCCGCTGATCACGATGGTCACCGCTGAACTGGCCTTCAAGGCCCGCATCATGCGCGCGTCGATGATCGAGTCGCTGGGTCAGGACTTCATGGACACGGCGCGCTCCAAAGGACTGAGTGAACGTCAGGCGCTGCGGCGCCACGCTCTGCCCAACGCGCTCCTTCCCATGGTGACTGTCGCCGGACTCAGCCTCGCCCACATCCTCGCGGGCTCGGTGCTGGTGGAGAAGGTCTTCGGGTGGCCGGGCATGGGCCTGCTCTTCATCGGCGCGATCGAACGGCAGGACACCTTCCTGGTGCTCGGGATCGTCATCGTGCTGACCATCACCATCCTCATCGTGAACATCGTGACCGATGTGGTCTACGGCCTCGTCGATCCGCGACTCCGCAGTCAGATCAAGCGTCCCGTCAGGAGCGAATCGTGA
- a CDS encoding ABC transporter permease encodes MSVQQQSRPAADPTPAPPVRTARRPRNPDSVLRMYFRKPIVRIFMPILLLMIVASLIGPLLSGNPFATNNPPFIPPDSEFPLGTDNLGRDYLARVLMGGQVSLLVGFSVAILCLTLALVVGGIAGFYGGFMDTILVKISEFFQVIPGIILALVAAAILGTNVAIIVVILALTMWPGVARIVRAEAMRISQLGYVESQRAAGFSSLRILWSDVLPNAMPPVLVATTMTVARAILAESGLSFLGIGDANRPSWGALLNQAQPYISTAWWLAFFPGLCIFLVVLAINLLGDALNDALNPSIGRVK; translated from the coding sequence GTGAGCGTCCAGCAGCAGTCCCGACCGGCGGCAGACCCGACGCCGGCGCCACCGGTACGCACGGCCCGGCGTCCGCGCAACCCGGACTCCGTCTTGCGGATGTACTTCCGCAAGCCGATCGTGCGGATCTTCATGCCGATCCTGTTGCTTATGATCGTCGCGTCGCTGATCGGCCCCCTGCTCAGCGGGAACCCGTTCGCCACGAACAATCCGCCCTTCATCCCACCCGACTCCGAGTTCCCGCTCGGCACCGACAACCTGGGCCGCGACTACTTGGCACGCGTGCTCATGGGCGGTCAGGTGTCGCTGCTGGTGGGCTTCAGCGTGGCCATCCTGTGTCTGACCCTCGCGCTTGTCGTCGGCGGCATCGCCGGCTTCTACGGCGGTTTCATGGACACGATCCTGGTGAAGATCTCGGAGTTCTTCCAGGTGATCCCCGGCATCATCCTCGCCCTGGTGGCCGCGGCGATCCTCGGGACCAACGTCGCCATCATCGTGGTCATCCTGGCCCTGACAATGTGGCCCGGCGTGGCCCGCATCGTGCGGGCCGAGGCGATGCGCATCTCCCAACTGGGCTATGTCGAATCCCAGCGCGCCGCGGGCTTCTCGAGCCTGCGCATCCTGTGGTCCGACGTCCTGCCCAACGCGATGCCTCCCGTACTAGTGGCGACGACCATGACGGTTGCCCGCGCGATCCTCGCCGAGTCGGGACTGTCCTTCCTCGGCATCGGCGACGCGAACCGGCCGAGCTGGGGGGCGCTGCTGAACCAGGCACAGCCGTACATCTCCACGGCATGGTGGCTGGCGTTCTTCCCCGGCCTCTGCATCTTCCTCGTCGTCCTGGCCATCAACCTCCTCGGCGATGCCCTCAACGACGCGCTCAACCCGTCGATCGGAAGGGTGAAATGA